The genomic window TCCTTTTCAAAAAAATTCACTCTGTGTTCACTCAAGTATTTCTGAACCCAATGTTTAGTGGTAGAGAACATCCAGCACGTTTTGTGTTGTAACGTTAAGCAAGCTATGAAGGAAATTagcttgctaacgttagctgtacCTACCAGATCCCTGTTAATGAATTATGTTGTCTCAACGTTTGTCGGGAATTTGTATTCTGATTAAACTATTCTATCTATTCCACCAACGAATGTCGTTATGTTGCGGTTTAAACATGTTAATGATTACACATAGTTTGTTTCACGGGCACCACTTAGCACTAGCATAATAGGTTAGCCTTACAGCTTAGCCTATGTACATTTTTGTGTTGGCTTCTTTCGTTAGGCACCGTCACGATACCCATTCCCCAACCTGGTTATAACAGTAGAGGTACAGTTACACGGCTACGATGAGACATTGTTATCGACTATTCCTAGACAATACATTGTATCAAAATCATTTTAGTTAATATAGTCACATTGTAGCtctttgtgtgcgtttgtgtcccACTCACATTCTTCATGTGCTGTTTATCAAGGACGTAGCAAGCAGAAGTGACCGGTCTCTAACTAACAAGAGCATAACAATGCAGTCTTTAAAAAATGTAACTGCGTGCATTTATGAAGCTACACCCTAACATTGTTGTGCTCCCCCTACCTATGAATCTGCTTTATGTATGGGTTGGCCAGCTTAATGGTTTGCTTTTGTAGTTGCTGTTTGGTTCTATATGTTCTATCATGTAACATTGTGCAGCTTTGTAACTAGTCTGATATGCATTTACATTTCCAAGATTTCTTTTCTTAACTGAAATCTCAAAGGTATTGCAACAGAGACTTTGATGATGAAAAAATACTCATTCAGCATCAAAAGGCGAAACATTTCAAGTGCCACATTTGTCATAAAAAGCTGTACACTGGACCTGGCTTAGCTATACATTGTATGCAGGTAGGGCCAATATGCATCTTGCTTTTTAAACAAATTGTTCGACATTAGATGACAATTGGCCATTGTCTAAAAATGAATGTCTGCTGTTCAGGTGCACAAAGAAACAATCGATGGGGTACCCAACGCCATCCCAGGTAGAACGGACATAGAGCTGGAAATCTACGGCATGGAAGGCATTCCAGAAAAAGATATGCAAGACAGACGGCGTGTTCTTGAGCAAAAATCACAAGGTACACTCCCACCACCCCTGTCATACGGTTTTGTTTTAGTTAGTAACTAGCTTTTATATCGTCCTGATTGAGAAATCACACCTGTTATTTCCACTTGGGACTGAGGCCATTCATGTGTAGTTTTGGGGTTCATGTTGAAAATCCTGTGCTACTGTAAGAATGGGTTTTTTGGCTAGTCTTCATCAAATAGATCTCAGAATGACCTAAGTCAACAAATTAGTAAGTCTTTGTCAGTGCCTACTGCAGAGCAATTGCTAGCAGGAATGGGTATCGTTAGGATTTGTCTAAGGCCACGTCTGCAGGAAAGCGACAGGCATATTTTTTCttaccgttttcacacctttagtAACATTGGTGAAAAAATCTTGCGTCCTCACGAAGAGGTGAAAATGAGCCAAAacgctgtagtgcatatgccagtcCAGTAGATGTTGCTATGGCGGTACAGATGCTTCACGAACACTACTTTATAGAATATAGAATTATCTAGCAGTCTTGTGCCATGTGCCatttaccttcgttactaacagTTGATACTTTCTGCGgtcatcaaatcgcgcattcgcatttagtAATCACATTGCATCTAATGTAGGCTTAACATGATTTCTAAGCAACTTGCAACTAAGCAACAAAATGcgcagttttgaaaacgaacgttaagggttgttttaagggcatgtttgtgcatgcccatagccagccactctgaaacagtcaaaggAAACTTAAAACGAGTCAAAGTCGAGACAAGACCCATCGTCTAAATtttggtgtccaccactctagttcatccaaaacaaaccagaaaagggactcaaagtgctaaatactggaattatcctttaagccaggggtctcaaactcctcTCAAACGCCCGCGacctatgtcaaaataataatgtaatctggcccttgagggtatttttaattgcgacaaacaacgatactgattaaaatagacaatAGATCGGTGACATCTCATTTGTATTTGACAAAAGTACGGTgacatctcatttgtactctcctccactattagacatccagagcttgattcaaacccaaaatcgccaagtacacctcgctgcacaaagttttcaggaaattcTTGTATTACATGCGAAAAacacgaagacgtgcatttgtaatgacgcggaagcgatgcaagccatagttttgcacagaTTGAAgcagattatgatcgatcgtctattgacagtgatagtcacggtgcgtctgtaaacggaggtgcgtctttgcgtgtatacgacggtgtccactaagcataccatgcttatttcgaccctctgcccaacatagcttggtggttgcagtggtaatcgtgatgatggtgtccgtaatggatgtggtacagacagcaggggtagtagaaatagggctctgaagaactacaaagtcacctgcgataggaactgatttgaccaggatactttattgtaggccttgtggttataggctagtaatagtttactattgttggtatacatcttaggtagCCTGACCATTTGCCATCCCCGTTGAGGGAGATGCAAATCGAGTGGAAGTACGTAGGAAGGCAATTAAAGCCAGgctacatcttaggtgttttcctgttaatttgttatgtgggtaatatgacaaaaaaataaatttaacctgctcaaatatgttcatccagtatttagtgaaaggtgcataatttgaggtgcttgccattcagtggcaaattagatgggtaaatttacccccttcataaacttttctttatactcaaagatttttacatttactgtaggactttatctctgaccactttcaagccatagccttttgaaattttacctacctccaatcagatgacattggcagaagtggcccccaactcatttgagtttgagacccctgctttaaGCCAATGCTCGTGAGCGATTTCATGACCATTGATTGCTATTGTGTAACAATGTGCCATGTTATAGCCTACCTTTTCACATTAAGCATTTCCCCCTTGAAAGCAGACTTCAAGCAGAAAAGCTATGCATCTGTGGTGTCTGCCAGGTATACTGTAAAGCCAGgctacatcttaggtgttttcctgttaatttgttatgtgggtaatatgacaaaaaataaatttaacctgctcaaatatgttcatccagtatttagtgaaaggtgcataatttgaggtgcttgccattcagtggcaaattagatgggtaaatttacccccttcataaacttttctttatactcaaagatttttacatttacagtaggactttatctctgaccactttcaagccatagccttttgaaatttttatataaaaatccaatggtgttgttttcttaaccctgacgcctagtttgccaggtttaaaaaaagttatgagaggaaaatatttttacttggtgtgaaacacacacataggcctacctgtttttatgcttttttgtttgtttttataatttgtattaatgtttattttatcattattttatttataagctaaggttgctagcacaggtgtctaaaaatagataaaaagacttgcactttctgtttgtaattttgtgtaaatacagtatttgaaaaaaaaacattgcattttaggaaatagccgttctttttttgtattctttaacactgacgtggccctccaatTAGGGATGTTAACCGGTAGCCGTTTAACCGGTGGTTGACCGAATCAACGTTGACCGATTAAAATTTTCTGCCgcgggttaaaaaaaaaacaaaaaaaaaaacactatttttaAAGCTCCCGAATGCCAGCCAACGTCTGTTATTACACTGCGCGCACACGTGTTATTGGTGTTGTATTGTATGGGGCGATATGATCACTCAATATCTAAAAATGATAAATGTGAGCATGAGCCGTCCCACGGCGGAATTTATTAAGTGCAACCACAGCACAGAGCCATGGCTCTGCCGCAGCAGAGCTCATGTAGCCATTCTGAAAACAGTTTATACCGGTTACTATAGTGACTATTTGTACGCCTTACATGACAGGTCCTGTCTGCGCAGCTAAAAAAAAATCGCCACTATTAGCCTAAATAAGGCTTATGTGAAGCATGTTACCCATTATGTAAACAGTTAGAACATATAGGCCTAAAaacttttattattataaaaaaaacaacttcacTGCTTGTTAGTGACTGCGTGTTGACTATGGCATGATGATAATTGTAACAATGTAATGGCAAATGAAGACACGAAAGACTAACTTAGCATATGCCTACTTGTTGTGTTTTATTATTCATCTGTACTTAAATGGCATGACGACAGGAACTTATTGCAAAGGATTTTGTGCAGCACGCTACAGAGGCTGTTGGCAATCGGTAAGTTTTACGAAGACGTTGGTTAATATACTTTCCTGTAACACCACCAAATGTAGCGTTCTCTGTTGACTGTGACTTTGTAACGTGAGCTTTTTATAGCCCGAGCTCGGTGCCGCGTTGCATGGAAGGTCGACGTTGTGCgtaatgtgtgcctgtgcgtgggtGCGCAGGGAAAGCAATTATTTTTCTCCCCAAAACAAAACCCTTATTCCTCCTCAAGTAGTGGACAATGATTGGGGAAAATGTATTATACAAAGGGCACGAACTAATAACATTGTGTGACGGGAGCCTAACCATTCTAAAATGGGGGGATAACTTGTTTCACGGGCAGAGAAAGACGCGCGACAGGACACGGGTATCATAAATGGCAGTTATAGAATTTTCGGTGACCGACTTTAACCAGTTAATGAGGCTCAGTGGCcggttcagattttttttaaatttcgcCATCCCtacctccaatcagatgacattggcagaagtggcccccagctcatttgagtttgagacccctgctttaaGCCAATGCTCGTGAGCGATTTCATGACCATTGATTGCTATTGTGTAACAATGTGCCATGTTATAGCCTACCTTTTCACATTAAGCATTTCCCCCTTGAAAGCAGACTTCAAGCAGAAAAGCTATGCATCTGTGGTGTCTGCCAGGTATACTGTTGTTCACCATTGCGTTCAGAATGCAGACACAGTGCTGTGTGCTCATTGTTTTTAATATTGCTACTTAATCCGTAATGACACTAGCAACTCTGGCCAACATAacgttaaaggttgtatcagcaatttcaggcccaaaaaggcccaaacataaatgatcacattcatctaatctttcctaacgatccgctagctgcctgccccataagcaggccgtcaaaaaaacttgtaggcagcctaggctccgagatttgtacacaaaaacaattgctaccatcaacccctcaaaggcaaaataaagtattttaaccaattgcacgggaggggggggggggggtagtgtgcaagctctctgttttgtttgaacatcaacagaagtgacgtatccccactatcgctgatacaacctttaactagTTTCTAGTCCTGTCTGGCACAGTCTACACACATTAATCATTACTGACAATGGACCAAATAGTATAATTTTCAGTGGACCACCTAAAGCCAAGCTTAATCAGTACGTTTTGTTGTATTGGTTGATTGCTGTGCCCATAGCATAACATAATTTAAGGTTTGGTTGTGTTTGCTCATGCCTGTGGCTGAAATCATGAATCTCTCCTACAGGACTTAATATTTGGGCATTGGGCAACATTTACTTCATTGTCCTACAGCATAGGTCAAGATGAGTGTGTTGCTTACTGTAATGTGCGTGATTGCTTGATGTGgttttaaatgtaacattatctTACTTGCAATGTGAGCTACTCTTGAAGTAGCGGGGTGATGATTACGCTTAAAACGAAAAAACAAGTTTATTTTGGGACTTGAGTGCATGTTTATGTGGTCTACTTTGACAGAAagtcagaagaagaaaaataaccCAGATGACTCCGATGAGGAGGACGATGACGAGGCTGGACCTTCCTTTCAGCAACCAGTCGCCCAGCCACAGCCTGGATACGTTCCCCCGATGACTCAGCCCGGCATGCCCCCAGGCACTAGGCCGCAGGGCATGCCACCTGCCGGCTACTCAGGTACTCTTGAGAGCCGCACGAGTGGATACAGTAGACAGAGAGACATGGGGAGATTAAAAGTAGAAGTGTAGATGTGAGGAATCGAATCTCCTGAGCAACTGCCTTGGTTTTGTGTCCCAGTAGGAATGCCACCGATGATGCCGGGTATGCCACCGATGATGCCCGGGATGCCACCAGGGATGCCAGGCATGCCACCAGGGTGAGCGTTCTCTCTGGTTTCTCTGTATAAACTTTTGGAGTTCTCCTTCTCCTTACTGTGCATTtaactgttgctgttgttgtttttgtttgttgtgtttctGAGCAGGATGATGCCCATGCATGGTGGTATGATGCCACATGGTCATGGTATGCCCCCTATGATGCCAGGAATGCCTCCAGGTGAGCCTCCCTGTTGTGATTCTGATCCCCTCTTTCTCCACATCCTCTCAGGCACTctcattcaaatgaaatgtctgCATATTGTTATTGCATATTGCCCAATTAAGGCAAATTTGCATTCATCAATCCGTGATTTTAGTTTCAGTTTAGTTTACCTtacctttattgtcattgtacacATAATACAATGAAATTTGAAGAGCTGTTTCTTAAGGTGCACCACATTCAATGACACAACATATACATACCCAtttcatacatactgtacagcatAGTCCTGAGGTTCCATAATTATATGGATATACTGCAAGGTTTAAAATATTGCAAATTGCCCTTATAATAAGTgtctacataaaaaaaatagcatatatatattatgataAGATATACATATGCTATGGAATGTTGACAGCCTATATGTAAAAGATAAGTTTTAATAGGGCAGGCCAGGGGTAGATAGTTCTGCAGTAGATTTGCTGTCTCTCTGAGCGAGGTGGATGTAGTTGGCAAATCTAAGAGCTCTGTGGGTGTCTCTCCTCCAGGTATGCCACCCCATGTTGTCCGTCCCGGAATGCCTCCCATGGGTCCGGCTGCCCCGGGCACAGCCCCTGGAATGCCCGCCAGGCCTGCGGTGCCTCCAGTCACCACCCCATCCGCTGTCACTAAGCCCTTGTTCCCCAGCGCTGCTCAGGTACTCTGCTGTGGGCTCAGCTGCAGTAGTCCAATACCTCAGCTTGACTGTAATATTATAGTAGTTGATATCCAGACTGCCAAAGGAAGGTTAAACAGGAATTGCTTGCTAATGAATTGTAGATGAACACATGATGTAACAAATCGGCAGTATTTTTTGGACCTAGTGTAGTCAAGAATTGGAGCCACTTTTCTAACTACTTTAAgaacttaaaggggaacttggcaactatttcaacgtaataaacccgtttagaaatcattcggatggttaaatgacc from Alosa sapidissima isolate fAloSap1 chromosome 9, fAloSap1.pri, whole genome shotgun sequence includes these protein-coding regions:
- the LOC121718740 gene encoding BUB3-interacting and GLEBS motif-containing protein ZNF207-like isoform X1 encodes the protein MGRKKKKQMKPWCWYCNRDFDDEKILIQHQKAKHFKCHICHKKLYTGPGLAIHCMQVHKETIDGVPNAIPGRTDIELEIYGMEGIPEKDMQDRRRVLEQKSQESQKKKNNPDDSDEEDDDEAGPSFQQPVAQPQPGYVPPMTQPGMPPGTRPQGMPPAGYSVGMPPMMPGMPPMMPGMPPGMPGMPPGMMPMHGGMMPHGHGMPPMMPGMPPGMPPHVVRPGMPPMGPAAPGTAPGMPARPAVPPVTTPSAVTKPLFPSAAQMGSGVPSTSPASTGSDPGSTAKPLFPSSAQAQQTAAGPASSAPSTEPPKATFPAYTQAAASSSSPSNPPSSAVAKPPATVTSKPATLTTTSATSKLMHPDEDISLEERRAQLGRYSRLIPRPGQASMAAAPAGAVAGMMPPQQGMPPQQPGMRHPMHGQYGTPPQGMPGYMPGGMPPYGQGAPMVPPYQGGPPGPSMAMRPPVMSPGGRY
- the LOC121718740 gene encoding BUB3-interacting and GLEBS motif-containing protein ZNF207-like isoform X3 encodes the protein MGRKKKKQMKPWCWYCNRDFDDEKILIQHQKAKHFKCHICHKKLYTGPGLAIHCMQVHKETIDGVPNAIPGRTDIELEIYGMEGIPEKDMQDRRRVLEQKSQESQKKKNNPDDSDEEDDDEAGPSFQQPVAQPQPGYVPPMTQPGMPPGTRPQGMPPAGYSVGMPPMMPGMPPMMPGMPPGMPGMPPGMMPMHGGMMPHGHGMPPMMPGMPPGMPPHVVRPGMPPMGPAAPGTAPGMPARPAVPPVTTPSAVTKPLFPSAAQAQQTAAGPASSAPSTEPPKATFPAYTQAAASSSSPSNPPSSAVAKPPATVTSKPATLTTTSATSKLMHPDEDISLEERRAQLGRYSRLIPRPGQASMAAAPAGAVAGMMPPQQGMPPQQPGMRHPMHGQYGTPPQGMPGYMPGGMPPYGQGAPMVPPYQGGPPGPSMAMRPPVMSPGGRY
- the LOC121718740 gene encoding BUB3-interacting and GLEBS motif-containing protein ZNF207-like isoform X2, giving the protein MGRKKKKQMKPWCWYCNRDFDDEKILIQHQKAKHFKCHICHKKLYTGPGLAIHCMQVHKETIDGVPNAIPGRTDIELEIYGMEGIPEKDMQDRRRVLEQKSQESQKKKNNPDDSDEEDDDEAGPSFQQPVAQPQPGYVPPMTQPGMPPGTRPQGMPPAGYSGMPPMMPGMPPMMPGMPPGMPGMPPGMMPMHGGMMPHGHGMPPMMPGMPPGMPPHVVRPGMPPMGPAAPGTAPGMPARPAVPPVTTPSAVTKPLFPSAAQMGSGVPSTSPASTGSDPGSTAKPLFPSSAQAQQTAAGPASSAPSTEPPKATFPAYTQAAASSSSPSNPPSSAVAKPPATVTSKPATLTTTSATSKLMHPDEDISLEERRAQLGRYSRLIPRPGQASMAAAPAGAVAGMMPPQQGMPPQQPGMRHPMHGQYGTPPQGMPGYMPGGMPPYGQGAPMVPPYQGGPPGPSMAMRPPVMSPGGRY
- the LOC121718740 gene encoding BUB3-interacting and GLEBS motif-containing protein ZNF207-like isoform X4 yields the protein MGRKKKKQMKPWCWYCNRDFDDEKILIQHQKAKHFKCHICHKKLYTGPGLAIHCMQVHKETIDGVPNAIPGRTDIELEIYGMEGIPEKDMQDRRRVLEQKSQESQKKKNNPDDSDEEDDDEAGPSFQQPVAQPQPGYVPPMTQPGMPPGTRPQGMPPAGYSGMPPMMPGMPPMMPGMPPGMPGMPPGMMPMHGGMMPHGHGMPPMMPGMPPGMPPHVVRPGMPPMGPAAPGTAPGMPARPAVPPVTTPSAVTKPLFPSAAQAQQTAAGPASSAPSTEPPKATFPAYTQAAASSSSPSNPPSSAVAKPPATVTSKPATLTTTSATSKLMHPDEDISLEERRAQLGRYSRLIPRPGQASMAAAPAGAVAGMMPPQQGMPPQQPGMRHPMHGQYGTPPQGMPGYMPGGMPPYGQGAPMVPPYQGGPPGPSMAMRPPVMSPGGRY